A region from the Salvia splendens isolate huo1 chromosome 15, SspV2, whole genome shotgun sequence genome encodes:
- the LOC121766946 gene encoding uncharacterized protein At2g29880-like, with protein sequence MACCLLQNHIREHMPVDPIENDYGNNLRNEEEMARRGKSNRVWTIEEDAKLVESIVELKRSKNWDGESGSGLRKGYQKELEKILQEKLPGNGLKEKPHIESRCKLLKKQYHAIYDVRANGELSGFGWDDERKCVTASADVWADYLKSHPDCTFMKNKSFPYFDQLSIVWGKDRAAGLHAEVPLDVVEELDREENVDQVDGESGEDGVPSLTTPRDEGTSKRLDRKRRRSSDGFISSLERMTNVLVAYMDKSNDQMNKILESVTGGDKEKKDNRHMLYEKLQEIEALTDSQRQKAVMKLVRDPDLLDYFFTLHDEGAKKMFLIELLG encoded by the exons ATGgcatgttgtcttcttcaaaaTCACATTAGAGAACATATGCCAGTTGATCCTATTGAAAATGATTATGGTAACAATTTGCGAAATGAAGAAGAG ATGGCTCGCCGAGGAAAGAGTAATCGTGTATGGACTATTGAAGAAGATGCAAAACTTGTAGAATCTATTGTTGAGTTGAAGAGGAGTAAGAATTGGGATGGTGAAAGTGGAAGTGGGTTGAGAAAAGGTTATCAAAAGGAGTTGGAAAAAATATTGCAAGAAAAGCTTCCAGGTAATGGTCTTAAAGAAAAGCCACACATCGAATCTCGTTGTAAGTTATTGAAAAAACAATATCATGCTATCTATGATGTACGTGCTAATGGAGAATTGAGTGGCTTTGGCTGGGATGATGAAAGAAAATGTGTTACTGCAAGTGCGGATGTTTGGGCTGATTATTTGAAG AGCCATCCAGATTGTACTTTCATGAAAAACAAGTCTTTCCCTTACTTTGATCAACTATCAATTGTATGGGGTAAAGATAGAGCTGCTGGATTACATGCTGAAGTTCCATTAGATGTAGTTGAGGAATTAGATAGAGAAGAAAATGTAGATCAAGTAGATGGAGAATCTGGTGAAGATGGTGTACCTTCATTAACTACACCTCGCGACGAAGGAACTTCAAAAAGACTTGATCGTAAGAGGAGAAGAAGTTCAGATGGTTTCATATCAAGTTTGGAGCGAATGACTAATGTGCTTGTTGCGTATATGGATAAGTCGAATGATCAAATGAACAAGATTTTGGAAAGTGTTACCGGAGGTGACAAAGAGAAAAAAGACAATCGTCATATGCTTTATGAGAAATTGCAAGAGATTGAAGCGTTGACTGATTCTCAGAGACAAAAAGCTGTAATGAAACTTGTTCGAGATCCTGATTTATTAGATTACTTTTTCACTCTTCATGATGAAGGGGCGAAAAAGATGTTTCTAATAGAACTATTAGGATGA